The Aedes aegypti strain LVP_AGWG chromosome 3, AaegL5.0 Primary Assembly, whole genome shotgun sequence genome contains a region encoding:
- the LOC5566631 gene encoding hexamerin-1.1 produces the protein MRLTVAAIALCLVALASAAYVPVEKSVTGFKYADKEFLVKQKFFFEVFRNIHLPLMFEEYMPYTKTWVFDETKYTNYKEVVEFFDYYKLGFLPKGEMFTIYNKEYMKQTYLLFNFFYNAADWETFYKNVIWARENVNEGMFIYAVTMATFHRPDLKGIVLPAIYEIYPYYFFNTDMIHKAMYKTMYEPKFGFASNGKYNVVYSNFTAVYPMDYFGEDKLSYFTEDFGLNAYYYYFMLDYPFFVGDSKFNLFKDRRGELYLYMYQQLIARYYLERQANFMGPIEEFSWDQPIKTGYTPKISYWNGMPFYGRNDYYSLPKDQYYKIDLLKDYEARIRQVIDQGYLYLDDGTKIDFRQPESIDYLGNLINANPDSYDTDYYKYIEFFARLMYSGSDYFYSGSKVWPSALMHFETSMRDPFFYQLYYRILSYYWQFKSYLPYYTFDQLNFKGFEIKNVVFDKLMTYFEYFDADISNAIPFGFSSDKFFDFSVFARQKRINHKPFTYTMDVFSEFAGKGVVRMYMGPKFYDFKQLQYLKKYFVEVDQYVYDFVVGKNTVVRNSRDYFWSIRDRTSYSDLYKKIMMAYKGEDKFVLDMSEAHCGFPDRLLLPKGLPSGFEMTFYFIVTPYYAPKVEQFSTYEYTYSCGVGSGSKYVDDLPFGFPFDREINFAYFFTKNMYFKDVLVYHIDDMKLNQSF, from the exons ATGAGACTGACGGTTGCAGCTATTGCACTGTGCCTGGTCGCACTGGCCAGCGCAGCTTACGTTCCCGTGGAGAAATCGGTAACAGGATTCAAATATG CCGAcaaagaatttctggtgaagcAGAAATTCTTCTTCGAAGTGTTCCGCAATATCCATCTGCCTCTCATGTTCGAGGAGTACATGCCATACACCAAGACATGGGTTTTCGATGAAACTAAGTACACG AACTACAAGGAAGTTGTCGAGTTCTTCGACTACTACAAGCTTGGATTCCTGCCGAAGGGTGAGATGTTCACCATCTACAACAAGGAGTACATGAAGCAGACTTATCTGTTGTTCAACTTTTTCTACAATGCTGCTGACTGGGAAACTTTCTACAAGAACGTTATTTGGGCTCGCGAGAACGTCAACGAGGGCATGTTCATCTATGCAGTGACAATGGCCACCTTCCACCGTCCAGACCTCAAGGGCATCGTATTGCCAGCCATCTACGAAATCTATCCCTACTATTTCTTCAACACCGACATGATCCATAAGGCAATGTACAAGACGATGTATGAGCCCAAATTTGGATTTGCTAGCAACGGTAAATACAACGTAGTCTACTCCAACTTCACCGCTGTGTATCCGATGGACTATTTCGGCGAAGATAAGCTGAGCTACTTTACCGAAGACTTTGGTCTGAACGCTTACTACTACTACTTCATGCTGGACTATCCATTCTTCGTGGGAGACAGCAAATTCAACCTGTTCAAGGATCGCCGTGGAGAGTTGTACTTGTACATGTACCAGCAGCTCATTGCCCGTTACTACTTGGAACGTCAAGCCAATTTCATGGGACCGATCGAAGAGTTTAGCTGGGATCAACCAATCAAGACCGGATATACTCCAAAGATCAGCTACTGGAATGGAATGCCTTTCTATGGACGCAACGACTATTACTCTCTCCCCAAGGATCAATACTACAAGATTGACCTGCTCAAGGACTACGAAGCAAGAATCAGACAAGTTATCGACCAAGGATACCTGTATCTAGATGATGGAACCAAGATTGACTTCCGCCAGCCCGAATCTATTGACTACCTTGGAAATCTGATTAACGCCAACCCAGACAGCTACGATACGGATTACTACAAGTACATTGAATTCTTCGCTCGTCTCATGTACAGTGGCTCTGACTATTTCTACAGCGGATCGAAGGTCTGGCCAAGCGCTTTGATGCACTTCGAGACATCCATGCGTGATCCATTCTTCTATCAGCTGTACTACAGAATTCTGAGCTACTACTGGCAGTTCAAGAGCTACTTGCCATACTACACCTTCGATCAACTTAACTTCAAGGGATTCGAGATCAAGAATGTCGTTTTCGACAAACTGATGACCTACTTCGAGTATTTCGATGCCGATATCAGCAACGCCATTCCATTTGGCTTCTCGTCGGACAAGTTCTTCGATTTCTCTGTCTTCGCTCGCCAGAAACGCATCAATCACAAGCCATTCACCTACACCATGGATGTCTTCTCTGAGTTCGCTGGCAAGGGTGTCGTTCGCATGTATATGGGTCCTAAATTCTACGACTTCAAGCAGCTGCAGTACCTGAAGAAATACTTCGTCGAAGTTGATCAGTACGTGTATGACTTTGTCGTTGGCAAGAACACCGTCGTCCGTAACTCGCGTGATTACTTCTGGAGCATTCGCGATCGCACCTCGTACAGTGATCTGTACAAGAAGATCATGATGGCGTACAAGGGAGAAGACAAGTTTGTCCTGGATATGTCGGAAGCTCACTGCGGATTCCCCGATCGTCTGCTGCTGCCGAAGGGTCTTCCGAGCGGTTTCGAAATGACTTTCTACTTCATCGTCACCCCGTACTACGCTCCCAAGGTCGAGCAGTTCTCCACCTATGAATACACCTACAGCTGCGGAGTCGGTTCGGGCTCGAAGTATGTGGATGACCTGCCGTTCGGATTCCCCTTCGATCGCGAGATCAACTTCGCCTACTTCTTCACCAAGAACATGTACTTCAAGGATGTGCTGGTCTATCACATCGACGACATGAAACTGAACCAATCGTTCTGA